TGCAGCCCTTTGGCAATGGGAGTTATCCAAAAGCCCAGAGGGGGaagatggggatgggggagatGGCCACAGATATTCCAAGAAACCCTTTTCATGGgattgggagcagctgctgcacgaGAATGTCCTTCCCATCGTCATTTTGGATTTGGTCTGGTCAAGTCCAGACCTCGGGGGGAGGGAGACCAACCTGCCACTGCTCCATGATGGGGTTTGGAGTTATTTTGGGAGTGGGATCCTGGCTGGGTGGGTGTGaatcccatcaggagagacacTGGAAGAGGTGCCAACTGTTTTCCCTCCAGCACATCTCACCTGGTTGGGGTGTCCTTGGATGGAGTGcagagaactgggcagggggCAGCCTGAGGGACCTGGATTTCCCAGGGTGGATGGGAGAGAGGAATGTGGGCACAGGGCAGTGTGGATCTGAGcctcctcccagtgctccctggAACCTACGTGAGCTGACTGTGCCCAAAAAGAGCGTCTCTGGCGCAGGTTTGGGATGAGACAGGCTCCGGAGGATGAGGCAGACATCCCGCTGGGCCTGGCTGCTCAGGCATGTCCCAGGACCTTGGGAAGGTGAAATTCTGCTCCTGTTTCAGTCCAAGGGTTGATGTCAAGCTGGATGAACTCCAAGGTGAATGAATATAAGAGTACGGATTACTTAAATTTGTCTTTTTATGGATTAGACTTTAAGATAAGCTGAAGTTCGTGCCTTAAGGCCAACCAGAGGAAATGCACTATTTACACAAAATCAAGAAATAAAAGGGCCAAACAGATCCAAACCTattccctctctcctttcccaGCTCAGAGGCGGGGGGtgtttagttttggttttagGGAAGGGCTTTGTTCCTCagcaaactcttcctctttGAACCAAATCCAGCTGTGCATGGAGTTCTCCATCTCCCtgggctccagctgctccagagatgttattttaatttgcttttgatGAATATTTTAGTGCTGCCAGTAGCCCTGGAGACTTTGAACTCGTGTGTCAGCCCAGAGCTCACCTGTTTGCTGGGAGCCCTTtgtacagtggaaaaaaaaccacatcaaaggaggagaaagagtgAACGTCACTGGTGAGAAGCAATTTAATTTGGGGAGGCCAAAGATCTTTATGACCCAAAAATCCATGTTGGAATGTCAAAACTGGGgggcaaagaggcaggaaggtgGTACGAGGGACACCATCTTCTCAGCAGGGTCACAGGCTTGTTCCTGCACCTTGTTCCCAGGTCTCCATGCTGTGCCTCAGGAATCTACAGTGACTTGGTGGGAGTCAAGTCATAATGGGGACTTGCTGTGTGACCTCAGAACAGAGGGTTGTTGGCTTGGGGTCACTGGCACAGATGATCCAGGGAGCCTGAACAGGGAGGAGGGTGGCCCAGAGACCCCCTGAATGGGACCCTGCAgtgaggaggggaagggggatcTCCATCAGGGATCTGTTGAAGAGCTCAGAACCAGGTGAGGTTCTGGCCTGGAGACTCCCAGAGAGGTGGAATGGGGACTGTCCAGCCAGATGGACAGTGCAACAATGACCGTCACCTGGGTCAGCTGAGGAACCCAGGGAAAGGTGTGTGATGACCTGGAAACCATGGTTACCAAGGCCCTTGCAGGAAAAGGGGACAAGGACATGGGCACCCCTTCTGTGGGCGGTCCTGGCACCCCACTGAAAGTGAAGATGGTGTCACAGAGACTGCAGGGAGCAAAGTACCTGTGCTGGGTGTAGCCGCAAGAGCTCTGGTAGAAGAAGAGGAGGCACCGCAGGCTTTGCTGCAGGAAAACTTTATTGACGCAAAAGAATGAATAGACAGGAGcagcgagaagaagggaaccCATGGGAGGTTCAAGTAGGGCGACCATCATGCAAATTGCTTTGCTTGCAGGAGCTGTTACCAGAGCACCAAGCTGATGGTGTAAGGAATGGTGCTGAGGGCCCTTAGCAGATGTAGCCACCCCTTCTGCCATAGCAGCCCAGGCCTCCCAGCCCATAGCCATAGCCAAGGCCGAAGCCAAATCCACCAGAgatgggctgtccctgggcacTGAGTTCACTACCAACAGCAGCCGAGGAGGTGGATCCGACGGCGGtgttctgggggaaggaggtcatgatgggtcctggcagggtgacCAGCACAGGGGAAGGCTGGATGACAACACGGGAGTCCTGgcattgcagggcacagggctcgttgcagctgttggccagcggGGTGGGTCCGCAGGGTTGGCAGCGGTTGTAGCAGGCCATGGGTGTGGTGTGGAGGATCCCTGGAAGAGAGAGGGGAgtgaggcagggcaggggtgtgTGGGTGTGAGGGGCGGTGATGCAGGAGGGTAAGGGAGTGTGGAGGctgttgtggggctgtggggaggtgtGAGGGCTGCTGAGGCTGGGGCTGAGCGTCCTGGCAGAGAGGGTCTAGaggtgcaggagcaggagggtcaGGGGCTTGAGACTCACCGGGTTGTCAGCAGGAGCCAGAGGAGAAGGTGTGAGGAGAAGTGTGTGAGGGAGAGAGGCACTGGGCCGGCTTTTATGCTGGTTGTGGAGGGGCGGGACAGCCTTGTCCCATGGCCTTGGGGCATTTTGCAGGCCTGGTGAGTCCTGAGGTTGggagtgttttccttcccacaaCTCTGCCATGTCATGTCCTGCTCTTGAGGTCATGACCTTGGCAGTAGCTTTTAAATGCGAGTATTAGAGGCTAAAGGCTGCTGTTGGTGATGTTTGTCAAGGAGTACTGAAGACGTGAGCAGAGCTTTGGAGAGGTGGGATGTCATCAGCGTGTCAGTGGTGTGCTGTGGCTTTGTGGGTGTGTGATGAAGAGGGACCTCATTCCCCCACAGCCACGTCAGGCTCAATTGGGCTTTGCAGCTCTT
This genomic interval from Aphelocoma coerulescens isolate FSJ_1873_10779 chromosome 2, UR_Acoe_1.0, whole genome shotgun sequence contains the following:
- the LOC138106045 gene encoding feather beta keratin-like — encoded protein: MPQGHGTRLSRPSTTSIKAGPVPLSLTHFSSHLLLWLLLTTGILHTTPMACYNRCQPCGPTPLANSCNEPCALQCQDSRVVIQPSPVLVTLPGPIMTSFPQNTAVGSTSSAAVGSELSAQGQPISGGFGFGLGYGYGLGGLGCYGRRGGYIC